The sequence below is a genomic window from bacterium.
AAGTAAAACTACAGAGAGTTGTTAACCGATTTTTCCTTTCCACAAGGGAAGAAGCACATCCTACTAAAAAGAAATCTCTCCCTAAAGTTTTGGTAGCCGGCGAAAAAAACATAAAAACAAAAATCGCCCAATGTTGCCAACCCCAACCTCACCAATCTATTGTTGGCTATGTCTCCAGAAATAAAGAAATCTCTATCCACCACAGCAAGTGCCCAATGTTAGCATTTTTAGATAAAGACAAAATTATACCTGCTTGGTGGCAAGGTAAAGAGGAAGAGTTGGAAATTGCTGCTTGGGATAGGCCGGGTTTACTGAAAGACGTGGCTGAAATTTTTTCTAAAAGAAATATAAATATCTTAGTAGTGGAAAGTAAAAAACCAGTTAACCATTTAGCAAAAATAAGGGTTGTCATTGAGCGGCCAGTCGTGTTAGACTTAACCAAGTTGGCTGAGGATTTAAAAAGTGTTCAGGGAGTTAAAAAAATCGCTTTTTCTAACTTAAAATAAAAAATGGCAAAAAAACCGCTTATTCAGGCACCAAAGGGTTTTCGGGATATTTTACCTGAAAACCAAAAGTATTATGAGTTTGTTAAGCAAACAGCAATTAAGCAGTTGCGTTTTTCTGGTTTTAAGCGAATTGATCTGCCCACTCTTGAGTACCGCAGCTTGTATGAACGTGGCGTAGGCGAAGAGACAGATATAGTCAGCAAAGAAATGTTTATAGTTGATCGCAAATCGACCTCAGAAGACAAAGAGGAATACGTAATGAGACCTGAGGGAACAGCGGGAGTTGCCAGAGCCTATATTGAGCACGGGATGCATACCTGGCCTCAACCAGTAATGCTTTACTATATAGGATCTTTTTTCCGTTATGAGCAACCACAGGAAGGACGTTATCGGGAACACTGGCAAATTGGTGCTGAAATATTAGGTGCTCAGCGAGCTTCAAGCGATGTAGAAACAATAAGGGTTCTTTGGAACATATTTCAAGATCTAGGGCTTGATGATATTACAATTTATATTAATAGCCTAGGTTGCCCCAATTGCCGCAATAACATTAAAAACAGCCTTAAAGAGTATTTTAATTTGAATAAATCCAAACTTTGTACGGACTGCAAAAGAAGATTGCAAAAAAATGTTTTTAGAATTTTAGATTGTAAGAACCAAAAATGCCGCACAATTGCTAAAGACGCTCCTCCAATTCTCGATAATCTTTGTGTTTACTGCAAAAATCACCTGCGACGTCTGTTTGAGATGCTTGACGATTTGGGAATTAAATATGATTTAGATCCTACCTTAGTCAGAGGGTTGGATTACTACACGCGAACTGTATTTGAAGTAACAACAGGTGAGGACAAGAAAAGACAAACATCTTTGGCAGGAGGAGGACGCTATGACGGTTTAATTAAACTTTTGGGCGGGCCTGAAACTCCAGCAGTAGGCTTTGCTATGGGTTTAGACAGGGTAGTAGATGTTTTAAAACAAAGAAAAATCAAAGTTCCTGACTACGAAAAACCTATAGTATTTTTAGCTCAATTAGGAGAAAGTGCTAAAAGAAAAAGTTATGAAATCTTACAAAAACTCCAAGCTGAAGGTATACCTGTACAAGCCACGCCATTTAAGGACAGCTTAAAAGCCCAGCTTAAAGTCGCTGACAGATTAAAGGTTAAATTTACTGTCATAATTGGGCAAAAAGAGGTTAATGATAAAACTGTTATTGTTAGAGATATGAAAGAAAGTGTTCAGGAAATAATTCCCCAGACAGATTTAATCACTTTTTTAAGAGAAAAGTTGAATAAAAAATAGCTTTTTGTTTGACAAAAGAAAAATAAAGTTTAATCTAAAAAGAGATGTCTAGGTTAAGAACAGAGATTTTGTTGTTGCTTTTATTAGTCTCCCCCGGGGAGGTAAGTTTTTAATAAAACTTCAAAATTAGGTGAAAACCTACCTCCCCGCAAAGGGGAGATTTTTTTGTAGTTTGACAATAAGGAGGGGAGGGAAAAGATGCCTTGGAATAAAAACGGTCCTCTTTGCCCTAACTGCGGGGCGCCGGTTTCAAGGCAAGTGCCAATAGTTAAAATAAGAATAGGGAAAAAGCGGGCTTATCGCCTACATATTGAAAACCCGCTTATAAGTATTAATGGAGCAAAGAGGTGCTTGGCTTGTTCCACTTATGTCAAATACATATCTTCCCGACATCGTCCAGGACGTGAAGGGAGAAGGTATCTGCTTTACAAAGGAAAGGGTGTTTGTCCTTTTAGTCTGGGAGAACAAGGCTGGCGTTTGTGGAAAGATCTGCAAAAACAAGGTTGTGTAGACGGAAAAACACTAAACTATTCCCATTTTTTCTATGAAGCTACTTCCTTTGAGTCGTATTGGGAAAAGTGGTTCAGTGTTGTTGAGCCCTATCTCTTGCCTGACGTAAAGATAAAAAAAGCAGTTGGCACTAATGGGAGGTGAAAGCAGTGGTTCATATCCAGATTTCTTTGGAAGGCATCTCCACAAGTGACGTGTCTAAAATTCTAGGAAAGTTCCCTAAGCGGAAAGCGAGTGGATTGACCTTCCCGTCTAATCTCTTCCTTGTTGTTCTTTGGCAGTTAACGAATGAATTCCCCCAAACTAGCTCTCTTTTTGTTGACTGGGGAAATACTCTTTCAGTAGAGACAAAAGATGGAGAATGGAGAGTGAGATTTGACTCTTGCGAATTCGTAATACCCATCCCTCCTTTGTCTCCCAAAAAAATTGAACAAGCGGTTGCCGAAATAAGGAACCGTTTTCTCGAGATTGCCAAAAAGGAGTGCGTCTAAACCCAAAACACTAACCCCCTTTAAAATAAGGGGGTTTAAGTTTGCCAAAATCTGTGTAATATGATACTAAAAATTAAGTACTTTAATGTGGTTATTGCCGGACATATAGCTTCAGACAGTTTGGGTTTTAACCTTTTTCTTGATAAATTAAAAAAAAGAAATATAAAGGTAATTTCTGCAGGAAGTCTAATCAGGATTAAACGAATATGAATCATAAAGTAGTCTTATATTTTTCAGACAAAGGACGATACCATAACCTAAAACAGGCTCTTGATCTTTTAAAAAAAGATATTCTCAAAAGCTCTAAAAACAAAAAAGAAATTATCTTAAAGCCCAATTTGGTTAATGAGAATTATCCCTTGGGTTTGACTCATAAAGATGCCCTTCAGGCTTTGATTGACTTTTTTGATGAAAATAAAGTGCCTGCGCAAATATCTATTGCCGAAGATTGTGCTATTGGAGACACATGGAGAGCAATGTACAAACAAAAATACTTTGAACTAAACTCTTCGCGTT
It includes:
- a CDS encoding bifunctional (p)ppGpp synthetase/guanosine-3',5'-bis(diphosphate) 3'-pyrophosphohydrolase — encoded protein: VKLQRVVNRFFLSTREEAHPTKKKSLPKVLVAGEKNIKTKIAQCCQPQPHQSIVGYVSRNKEISIHHSKCPMLAFLDKDKIIPAWWQGKEEELEIAAWDRPGLLKDVAEIFSKRNINILVVESKKPVNHLAKIRVVIERPVVLDLTKLAEDLKSVQGVKKIAFSNLK
- a CDS encoding histidine--tRNA ligase, whose translation is MAKKPLIQAPKGFRDILPENQKYYEFVKQTAIKQLRFSGFKRIDLPTLEYRSLYERGVGEETDIVSKEMFIVDRKSTSEDKEEYVMRPEGTAGVARAYIEHGMHTWPQPVMLYYIGSFFRYEQPQEGRYREHWQIGAEILGAQRASSDVETIRVLWNIFQDLGLDDITIYINSLGCPNCRNNIKNSLKEYFNLNKSKLCTDCKRRLQKNVFRILDCKNQKCRTIAKDAPPILDNLCVYCKNHLRRLFEMLDDLGIKYDLDPTLVRGLDYYTRTVFEVTTGEDKKRQTSLAGGGRYDGLIKLLGGPETPAVGFAMGLDRVVDVLKQRKIKVPDYEKPIVFLAQLGESAKRKSYEILQKLQAEGIPVQATPFKDSLKAQLKVADRLKVKFTVIIGQKEVNDKTVIVRDMKESVQEIIPQTDLITFLREKLNKK